GCTGCTGCAGCGCCACTTCGGCCACGGCTCGTACGCGGAGCAGGTGCTGGCGCCCACCGAGAACGTCCACCCGCTGGGGCCGATCGACCCCGACGAGGCGGGCCGGTGGTGCGCGCTGCGGCTCTGCCTGGTGCCGTTCGGCGGCCTCCTCGCCGGGGACCTGCGCCCCGGCGAGACGATCCTGATCAGCGGCGCGACCGGCAACTTCGGCAGCGCCGGGGTGGCCGTCGCGCTGGCCCTGGGCGCGGGCTGCGTCGTCGCACCGGGCCGGGACGAGCGGATGCTCGCCGCCCTCGCCGACCGGTTCGGGCCCCGGGTGCGTACCGTCCGGCTCTCCGGGGACGAGGACGACGACCGGCGACGCATGCGGGCCGCCGCCCCGGGACCGATCGACATGGTGCTCGACCTGCTGCCGCCGGCCGCCCCGGCCACCGCCGTCCGGGCCGCCGCGATGACCGTCCGTGAGTTCGGCCGGGTCGTCCTGATGGGGGGCGTGGGCATGCTCGGCGGTGCCGACCTGGCCCTGCCGTACCCCTGGCTGATGCGCGACAGCATCACCGTACGGGGGCAGTGGATGTATCCGCAGGAGGCCAATCTCCGCCTGATCAACCTGGCCCGGTCCGGGCTGCTGGACCTGGCCGCCTTCGAGGTGACCGAGTTCGGACTCGACGCCGTGAACCGGGCGGTGGCGCACGCGGCGGAGACCGGCGGCCGGTTCCGGCTCACCGTCGTCCGACCCTGAGCCGGCACCCTCCGTACACTTGTCCGGTGACTGCCTCGACCCTGCCCGCGCTGCGCCCGCTGACCCTCGGCCCGCACCAGGTGTGGCCGCCGGTGGTGCTCGCGCCGATGGCCGGGATCACCAACGTCGGCTTCCGCCGGCTCTGCCGGGAGCAGGGCGGCGGGATCTACGTCTGCGAGATGATCACCACGCGGGCGCTGGTCGAGCGGAACCCGAAGACGCTGCGCATGATCGCCTTCGGTGCCGACGAGCACCCGCGCAGCCTCCAGCTCTATGGCACCGACCCCGAGGTGACCGCCGCCGCCGTGCGGATCGTGGTCGAGCGCGACCTGGCCGACCACATCGACCTCAACTTCGGCTGCCCGGTCCCGAAGGTCACCCGGCGCGGCGGCGGCTCGGCCCTGCCGTGGCGACGCCGGCTCTTCGCCCGGCTGGTCAGGGCCGCGGTGGACGCGGCGACACCCGCCGGGGTGCCGGTCACGATCAAGATGCGCAAGGGCATCGACGACGACCACCTGACGTACGTCGAGGCCGGCCTCGCCGCCCAGGACGCCGGCGTCGCGGCGGTCGCCCTGCACGGGCGTACGGCCGCGCAGCGCTATTCGGGCACCGCCGACTGGGACGCCATCGCCACCCTCAAGCAGGCCCTCGACGTGCCGGTGCTCGGCAACGGCGACATCTGGGAGGCCGACGACGCGCTGCGGATGGTCGCGCACACCGGGGTGGACGGCGTGGTGGTGGGTCGCGGCTGCCTCGGCCGGCCGTGGCTCTTCGCCGACCTGGAGGCCGCCTTCAACGGCCGCCCCGACCGGCGGCTGCCCACCCTGGGCGAGGTCGCGGTGACCATGCGCCGGCACGCCGAGCTGCTGGTGGACCAGTTCGTGGCCGGTGCCCGGAACCCGGCGCGCGGCGAGCGGGACGGCTGCACCGACTTCCGCAAGCACGTCGCCTGGTATCTGAAGGGCTTTCCGGTCGGCAGCGAGCTGCGCCGCTCCCTCGCGATGATCGACAGCCTGGCGCAGCTCGACGACCTGCTCGGCAAGCTGGACCCGGAGGTGCCGTTCCCGGTGGAGAACCTGGGCCAGCCGCGCGGCCGGACCAACTCCCCGGGCAAGGTCGCCCTGCCGGACGGCTGGCTCGCCAGCCGGGACGACGACACCGTGCCCGAGGGTGCCGAGCTGGACGACTCCGGGGGCTGACCCGCAGCGGAAGCTGACGAAGGGCCGACCCGGTGGGGTCGGCCCTTCGTGGTGGTCACAGGTCAGGAGGAGTAGCCGCGGCTGGCGATCCAGTGGGCCAGCTCGTCCACGTCGATCCGGTACGACGCCTGGTCCGGGTTGGCGGAGTCGGCGATCGTCACGATCTTGCCACCGTCGTGGTACCCGACGACGCTGATGTAGTGCCCGCCCTCGAAGCTGTGGGTGACACCGTCGGTGTCGGTGGCGGTGCCGGCGATGTTGGCGACCACGGCCCGGCCGTCGTCCACGGCCCGCACGATGTCCGTGCGCAGCTGCTCGACGCGCTTGCCGTCGACCTTGTCGGCCGGGATCTCGGTGCTCCGGTACGCGTCGCGGCCGGTCTCCTTGTTCAGCACCGGGGTGATGTCGTTGATGGAGTTGGTGCCGTCCTCGGTGGTGCCCATCTTCTTGGCCATGGCGTCCACGTCGATGGCCTTGCCCTGCACGGAGAGGGCGTTACGCGTTGCGGCGGGGCCGCAGTAGTAGAAGTTGGGCTGCGCCTCGTAGCGCACGTTCAGCTCGCGCTCGCCGTGGCCCTTGCGGTCGGTGGTGACCGAGGTGGCGGCCTTCTCGGCGGGGGTGGCCTGAGCCGCGATGGCGGGGCCGGCGATCCCACCGGCGGTGGCGGCGATACCGGCAGCGGTCAGGACGGTCTTGCGCAGCAGAGTGGTAGCCATGATCAGATCACGCCTTCCATTCGGGGGTGTGCGGCACACACGCCGACGCACCGGGGGGTGCGCGGGGTGCCGCGAAAAAGGGGGAAAGTCTTCGGGGTGTCCGGCGGTCGTGGTCGACCTGCTCGGTGGCCCGGGGGTGTAACGACCGGCGGCGGGGAGTCATTCCCCCGGCCTCGCCGGTGGGGACCCGGTGTTCGCGGTCCGGGGGATGCAACGACGGCCGGTGGCCGGTCATTCCCGACCGGCGGTCACCGGCTCGGGGGCCGGGATGCCGCGCGGTCTGCCATGTTCAACGACCCCGCCCCCGACATGATTCCGCCGGTGGGGTGGCCCCGACCACGGGTTGCCCGCCGTCAACCACGCCGGGCCCCCACCGTGCTGGTCGGAACGCGAACCCCACGGGAACGGGATGATCCGGACATCCGGCGGCCCGCTCCCGGGTCGCCCCGCGGCGACCTCGACTGTCGGCTTGCCGGGACGCGAACCGCCCCGCCGTCGACGGTCGGCTTCGGGGTGACGTAGCGCCTAGGCGGCTACGAACTTGATGGCATCAATGAATCACCCACAGTGTCCGGTTCATGCCGTTCCGGGCGCGGGCTCACGCCTGATTACAGAAATGCCATCAAGTTCGTAGCGTCCGTTCACCCCTCCCGCCGCCGGGCGCTGCGACCGCGGGGACGGTCAGGGGGCGTCGGCGGGGCGCGGGGTGGGGACGGGACGGGACGGGGTGGTGGGCCAGGGGATCTCGGGGGAGGGGTGGAAGGCGATGCCGGCGGTGGCCCAGCGGGGGCCGTGACCGGCCAGCCGCTCGCGGAAGTCCGCCCAGTCGTGCGTCGACCGGGGTGACCAGCCCAGTTCGGCGAGGGCGGGCAGCCGGGGCAGCAGCATGAACTCGATCTCCGCGAGCGTGGTGACCGACTCGGTCCACAGCGGCGCCTCCACACCCAGCACCGACTCGGCCGGCACGCCGGTGAGGTGGGTGCCCGGATCCCAGTCGTACGCGCGCCGGACGTCGATCAGGCCGGCCCAGTCGTGTCCGATCGGGGTGTCCGGCGCGTACTTCATGTCCAGGTAGGCGTGGTTGCCGGGGGAGAGGATCAGCCGGGCGCCACGGCGTACCGCGTCGGCGGTCTCGGGGTCGTCGGGATGGGTGCCCCACCACTGCACGACCCGGCCGTCGACGTGCCCGGCCGGGGCGATCTGGTGCCAGCCGACGACGGTCTTCCCGGTGCCGGCGACGATCCGCTGCGCGCGCTCCACGAAACCGGTGTACGCCGCGCCCTTGACCTTGAACGCCTCGTCGCCGCCGATGTGCAGCCACGGTCCGGGGGTGAGCGCGGCCACCTCGCCGAGCACGTCGGCGACGAAGGCGTACGTCCGCTCGTCGGTGTGGTCGACGTAGCTGAAGCCGACCTCGGTGCCGGTGTACGGCGACGGCGCGATCCTGTTCGGTGCCAGCTCGGGGTAGGCGACCAGCGCCGCGTTGGTGTGGCCCGGCAGGTCGATCTCCGGCACCACCGTGACGTGCCGGCGGGCGGCGTGGCGGACGATGCGGCGGTAGTCGGCCCTGGTGTAGAAGCCGCCGGGGCCGTCGCCCACCTCGGTGGCGCCGCCCACGTCGGCCAGCCGGGGCCAGGAGTCGACGGCGATCCGCCACCCCTGGTCGTCGGTGAGGTGCAGGTGCAGGTGGTTGAGCTTGTACCGGGCCAGGTGGTCGATCACCCGCAGCACGTCGGGCACGGCGAAGAAGTGCCGGGCCACGTCGAGCATCGCCCCCCGGTACGCGAACCGGGGCCGGTCGACGATCGTGCCGCCGGGCACCGTCCACCGTCCGGTCACCGGGGTGCGGCTCTCGATCGCCGCCGGCAGCAGTTGCCGCAGCGTCTGCACCCCGTGGAAGAGCCCGGCGGCGCCGACCGCGACGATCCGTACCTCGTCGGGGGCGACCGTCAGCCGGTAGCCCTCGTCCCCCGCCGGCCCGTCCCCGGCGGTCGGCGCCGGGGTGGACCGGGCCGGAGTCGGGGTCGGGCCGGAGAGGGTGAGGACCAGGTGGCCGTCGGTTCCGGCGTCGGCCAGCTCGGTGACCGGCAGCCGGTGGCCGGTGGCGGGACGCAGCAGGTCGGCGAGCTGCTCGGCCACGTCCCGGGCCGCCGGGTCGGGGCTGACCCGGACGACCGCATCCGGGGGGAGCGTGAAGTCGGCCGCGGGGTCGGGGTGGACGCGCTCCGGCGCGGGCACCACGTCGCCGAGGCGGACCGGGGCCGGCGGGGTGAGCAACCGGTCGGCCGACCGGGCGGCGGCGTGGGCGAGGTCGGCCACCGCCGGCGGGTGCGGGGAGATCCCCGCCGGCGTCGCCCCGTCCGCCGGCCGCGCCGGGACGCCGGGGACGGCGGTCCTGCCCTGGTCGGGGCTGGTGTCACGCAGGGACGGCACGGTGGCGGCTCCGGGGTGTATTCGCGTGGGATATGGCAAAGGTGAGTTTCGGCCGAGCGAGCGCTGTCAAGAGTACGAGGGGCGGCGAGATTGCGTGATCGTGCGCGTGGAAGCGTTCCCAGAAACCGGTACGGACGCGGACAGTGGTGACCGTTGTGCCGATTGTCACCGAACGGTCCCAGCCCACTCGAAGTTCGCTTAACCTTCGCCCACCGATCGCTGACGACGCCGGGATTACCGGTGGTCGCTCCCGGGGTAAGTCCGAACTGAACCTTCGTTAAGTGTCAATGGCGCGCGTGGGAGGCTCTGGTGGCAGCGCAAGAGACGGTCGAGCAGAAGTACGTCTACGACTTCGCCGAGGGCAACAAGGAACTCAAGGACCTGCTCGGCGGCAAGGGTGCCAACCTCGCCGAGATGACCAACCTCGGACTGCCGGTTCCGCCCGGCTTCACCATCACCACCGAGGCCTGCAAGGCGTACCTGACGACCGGCCGCGAGCCGGACGGACTGGCCGGGCAGATCGAGGCGCACCTGGAGTCCCTGGAGCGGGAGATGGGGCGCAGGCTCGGCGACCCGGACGACCCGCTGCTGGTCTCCGTCCGCTCCGGCGCCAAGTTCTCCATGCCCGGCATGATGGAGACCGTCCTCAACGTCGGCCTCAACGACCGCAGCGTGGTCGGGCTCAGCGCGCAGGCGGGCGGGAACGACCGGTTCGCCTGGGACTCCTACCGTCGGCTGATCCAGATGTTCGGCAAGACCGTCTGCGAGGTGCCGGGCGAGGAGTTCGAGCACGCGCTCGACGAGGCCAAGCACGCCAAGGGTACGCAGAACGACCTGGACCTCGACGCGGACGACCTGCGCGGGCTGGTCGACGCGTACAAGAAGATCTTCGTCAAGCACACCGGGCGGGAGTTCCCGCAGGAGCCGCGCGAGCAGCTCGACCTGGCCATCCGCGCCGTCTTCGAGTCGTGGAACGCCGAGCGCGCCATCCTCTACCGGCGGCAGGAGCGCATCCCCGCCGACCTCGGCACCGCGGTCAACGTCGTCTCCATGGTCTTCGGCAACCTCGGGCCCGACTCGGGCACCGGCGTCGCCTTCACCCGCGACCCGGGCAGCGGCGCGCAGGGCATCTACGGCGACTACCTGGCCAACGCGCAGGGCGAGGACGTCGTCGCCGGCATCCGCAACACCGTGCCGTTGCAGGAGCTGGAGCAGCTCGACAAGTCCTCGTACGACGAGCTGCTCGGGATCATGGCCCGGCTGGAGGAGCACTACCGGGACCTCTGCGACATCGAGTTCACCATCGAGCGCGGCAAGCTCTGGATGCTCCAGACCCGGGTCGGCAAGCGCACCGCCGCGGCCGCCTTCGTGATCGCCGGTCAGCTCGTCGACGAGGGCCTGATCGACCTCGACGAGGCGCTGCACCGGGTCAACGGCGCGCAGCTCGCCCAGCTGATGTTCCCCCGCTTCCAGCTCGACCACGAGTTCCAGCCGGTCGCCAAGGGCATCGGCGCCTCGCCGGGCGCCGCCTCCGGCAAGGTGGTCTTCACCTCCGCCCGCGCCGTCGAGCTGGCCGCCGAGGGGGAGTCGGTGATCCTGGTCCGCCGGGAGACCAACCCCGACGACCTGAACGGCATGATCGCCGCCCAGGGCATCCTCACCTCGCGCGGCGGCAAGACCAGCCACGCCGCGGTGGTGGCCCGGGGCATGGGCAAGACCTGCGTCTCCGGCGCCGACGCGCTGGAGGTCAACGTCCCGGCGAAGAAGTTCACCGTCGGCGAGCACGTCGTCAACGAGGGCGACCTGGTCTCCATCGACGGCACCACCGGCAAGGTCTACCTCGGCGAGGTGCCGGTCATGCCGTCGGAGGTGGTGCAGTACTTCGAGGGCAGCCTGGAGCCGGAGCACGTCGACAACGCGCTCGTCCGGGCCGTACACCGGATCATGACGCACGCCGACGCGACGCGGCGACTGGCGGTCCGGACGAACGCCGACACCGGCGAGGACGCGGCGCGGGCGCGGCGGTTCGGCGCCGAGGGCATCGGCCTGTGCCGCACCGAGCACATGTTCCTCGGCGACCGGCGGGAGCTGGTCGAGCGGCTGATCCTGGCCCGCACCGACGGGGAGCGGGACGACGCCCTGGCCGCGTTGCTGCCGTTGCAGCGGGCCGACTTCATCGAGATCTTCCGCGAGATGGACGGGCTGCCGGTCACCGTGCGGCTGATCGACCCGCCGCTGCACGAGTTCCTGCCCCCGCTGGAGCAGCTCGCGGTCAACGTGGCGGTCGCCCAGGAGCGCGGCGAGGACGTGGCCAAGGAGGAGGCGCTGCTCGCCGCCGTCCGGCGGATGCACGAGGAGAACCCGATGCTGGGCCTGCGCGGGGTCCGGCTCGGCCTGGTCATCCCCGGTCTCTTCGCGATGCAGGTCCGGGCCATCGCGGAGGCCGCGGTCGCGGTCACCCGCGAGGGCGGCACCGCCTGCCCGGAGATCATGGTGCCGCTGGTCGGTGCCGTGCAGGAGCTGGAGACGGTACGCGCCGAGGCCGAGAAGATCATCGCCGAGGTGGTCGGGGACAGCGGCGTCGAGGTGCTGATCGGCACCATGATCGAGGTGCCCCGGGCCGCGCTCACCGCCGGGCAGATCGCCGAGGCGGCCCAGTTCTTCTCCTTCGGCACCAACGACCTGACCCAGATGGGCTGGGGCTTCTCCCGCGACGACGTGGAGGGCGCGTTCTTCTGGCGCTACCTGGAGCTGGGCATCTTCGGCATCTCGCCGTTCGAGTCGATCGACCGGGAGGGCGTCGGCCGGCTGGTGCGGATCGCCGCCGAGGAGGGGCGGGCCGCCCGGCCCGGGCTGAAGCTCGGCGTCTGCGGCGAGCACGGCGGCGACCCCGACTCGGTGCACTTCTTCCACGAGGTCGGCCTCGACTACGTCTCCTGCTCGCCGTTCCGGGTGCCGGTGGCCCGGCTGGAGGCCGGTCGCGCGGCCGTGGAGACCGGCGGCTCCGACTCCCGCTGACCCGTGCCCACCACGGGGTCGCCGGTACGCCCGGCGGCCCCGCGGCTGACCCGGGTCCGCCTTTGCTCTGCAGCCACGGACGCAGCACCCCGGGGGTCGACCGGTGTTGCGAATATGGCTGCAGAGCAAAGGGGCCGCCGGTACCCCGGCGGCCCCCTGCGGCGGGTCGCCCGGCGCGCCGATCGCCGCGTCCCGGCGTAACCTGGGCGCACTGTCCGCGCAACCGGCGAAGGGTGGCCGCATGACCAGCGTCTGGGAGAGCCTGACCGTCGACGCCCGCGACCCGTCCCGACTCGCCCACTGGTGGGCGGAGGCGCTCGGCTACGAGGTGGTCGCCGACAAGCCGGACGAGGTGGAGATCCGCCCCGCGCCGGACCAGCTCCCCGGCATCGTCTTCGTCCCGGTCACCGACCCCAAGCAGACCAAGAACCGGCTCCACCTCGACCTGCGCCCGGCCGACCAGGAGGCCGAGGTCGAGCGGCTGGTCGACATGGGCGCCCGGCACGTCGACGTGGGCCAGGGCGACGTCGACTGGACCGTGCTCGCCGACCCGGAGGGCAACGAGTTCTGCGTGCTCCGGCAGCGGGGATGACGCTTGAGCGCCGGTCCGGCTGACGATGCGGCGCGCCTGGTCGACGAGGCGCCCAAGGACACCGGCTACGGGCGGTCGCCGTACGAGCGGGACCGGGCGCGGGTGCTGCACTCGGCGGCGTTCCGCCGGCTCGCCGCGAAGACCCAGGTGCACACCGCCGGCACGGACGACTTCCTGCGTACCCGGCTGACGCACTCGCTGGAGGTGGCGCAGATCGCCCGCGAGATGGGCGACCGGCTCGGCTGCGACCCGGACGTGGTGGACACCGCCGGACTCGCCCACGACCTCGGCCACCCGCCGTTCGGGCACAACGGCGAGGACGCGCTGGACACCCTCGCCGCCGACTGCGGCGGCTTCGAGGGGAACGCGCAGACGCTGCGGGTGCTCACCCGGCTGGAGGCCAAGGTGCTCACCCCCGACGGCCGCTCCGCCGGGCTGAACCTCACCCGGGCCTCGCTCGACGCGGTCAGCAAGTATCCGTGGCCGCGCCGCACCGGGCAGCGCAAGTTCGGTGTGTACGCCGACGACCGCCCGGTCTTCGACTGGCTGCGCGCGGGCGCCCCGACCGACGGCCGGCGCTGCCTGGAGGCGCAGGTGATGGACTGGGCCGACGACGTGGCGTACTCGGTGCACGACGTGGAGGACGGCATCCACGGCGGGTACGTCAGCCTGCGCCTGCTGGCCGACGCCGACGAGCGGCGGGCGCTCTGCGCCGACGTGGCGGCGGCGTACTCCGGGGAGTCCGCGGACGACCTGGGCGGGGTGCTGGTGGACCTGCTCGCCGACCCGGTGCTCGCCCCGCTCGCCACGTACGACGGCAGCCACCGCGCGCAGGCCGCGTTGAAGGCGACCACGAGTGTGCTCACCGGCCGGTTCGTCTCGACCGTGGTGGCCGCCACCCGGGACCGCTTCGGCCCCGAGCCGCACCGCCGGTACGCCGCCGACCTGGTGGTGCCGCGCCGGATCCGGGCCCAGTGCGCCCTGCTCAAGGGCATCGCGCTGCGCTACGTGATGCGCCGTCCCGGCGCCGGCCCCCGGTACGCCCGACAGCGGGAGATCCTCGCCGAGCTGGTCGCCGCCCTGGTCGACCGGGCGCCCGACGCGCTGGATCCGGTCTTCGCGCCGCAGTGGCGGGACGCGGCCGACGACGCCGCCCGGCTGCGGGTGGTGGTCGACCAGGTCGCCTCGCTCACCGACCCGGCCGCGCTGGCCTGGCACGGTCGCCTGGTCGGTGGGCGGGTGGGGGACGGCCGGGACTGAGGCTAGCCTTACCGGCATGACGAAGAAGCTGACCGCCGCCACGGTCCTGCGGACCGAGCGTCCCACCCCGCACCTGATCCGCCTGGTGCTCGGCGGTCCGGAGCTGGTCGGCCTGCCGGTGGGCCAGTACACCGACCACTACGTCAAGTTCGTCTTCCCGCCGGCCGGGGTGCGCTATCCGCACCCGGTGGACCTGGCCACCCTCAAGCGGGACCTGCCCCGCGAGCAGTGGCCGCGGCTGCGGGCGTACACGGTGCGGGCCTTCGACGCGGCGCGCGCCGAGCTGACCGTCGACGTGGTGCACCACGGCGACGAGGGGCTGGCCGGCCCGTGGGCCGCCGCGCTGCGCCCCGGCGACGAGGTGCTCTTCACCGGCCCCGGCGGCGCGTACGCCCCGGACCCGGCCGCCGACTGGCACCTGCTGGTCGGCGACGAGAGCGCGCTGCCGGCGATCGCCGCGGCCCTGGAGCGGCTGCCGGCCGGCGCGCCCGCCACGGTCTTCCTGGAGGTCGACGGCCCGGCCGACGAGCTACCGCTGACCAGCCCGGGCGCGGTGGAGCTGACCTGGCTGCACCGGGCCGGTCGCCCGGTCGGCGCGGCCCTGGTGGAGGCGGTCCGGGCGCTGGAGTTCCGGCCCGGCGCGGTGCACGCGTTCGTGCACGGCGAGGCCGGCTTCGTCAAGGAGCTGCGCCGGCTGCTGCGGGTCGAGCGGGGAGTGCCGGCGGCCGCCCTGTCGATCTCCGGCTACTGGCGGCGCGGCTTCGACGACGAGGGCTGGCGTGCCACCAAGGCCGACTGGAACCGCCAGGTCGAGGCCGAGGAGGCGACCGCCACGGCCTGAGCCCGGTGCGGGGGGCGGGTCAGGCGTACGTCTCGCCGGTACCGACGACCGCCCGCTCCGTCGGGGGCAGCGAACGGCGGTCGAGGACCAGGCCGACCTGCG
This genomic interval from Micromonospora sp. CCTCC AA 2012012 contains the following:
- a CDS encoding zinc-binding alcohol dehydrogenase family protein, which gives rise to MRAAVLTEFGTPLTVQTVPDPVLGTGEVVVDVVAAGVLPYAAEVFSGERSYALTLPVVPGAGAVGRVRAVGPDATRLAVGDWVSVDPTVRARDGAPTPDITLQGLSGRGDGGLLLQRHFGHGSYAEQVLAPTENVHPLGPIDPDEAGRWCALRLCLVPFGGLLAGDLRPGETILISGATGNFGSAGVAVALALGAGCVVAPGRDERMLAALADRFGPRVRTVRLSGDEDDDRRRMRAAAPGPIDMVLDLLPPAAPATAVRAAAMTVREFGRVVLMGGVGMLGGADLALPYPWLMRDSITVRGQWMYPQEANLRLINLARSGLLDLAAFEVTEFGLDAVNRAVAHAAETGGRFRLTVVRP
- the dusB gene encoding tRNA dihydrouridine synthase DusB, coding for MTASTLPALRPLTLGPHQVWPPVVLAPMAGITNVGFRRLCREQGGGIYVCEMITTRALVERNPKTLRMIAFGADEHPRSLQLYGTDPEVTAAAVRIVVERDLADHIDLNFGCPVPKVTRRGGGSALPWRRRLFARLVRAAVDAATPAGVPVTIKMRKGIDDDHLTYVEAGLAAQDAGVAAVALHGRTAAQRYSGTADWDAIATLKQALDVPVLGNGDIWEADDALRMVAHTGVDGVVVGRGCLGRPWLFADLEAAFNGRPDRRLPTLGEVAVTMRRHAELLVDQFVAGARNPARGERDGCTDFRKHVAWYLKGFPVGSELRRSLAMIDSLAQLDDLLGKLDPEVPFPVENLGQPRGRTNSPGKVALPDGWLASRDDDTVPEGAELDDSGG
- a CDS encoding C39 family peptidase — encoded protein: MATTLLRKTVLTAAGIAATAGGIAGPAIAAQATPAEKAATSVTTDRKGHGERELNVRYEAQPNFYYCGPAATRNALSVQGKAIDVDAMAKKMGTTEDGTNSINDITPVLNKETGRDAYRSTEIPADKVDGKRVEQLRTDIVRAVDDGRAVVANIAGTATDTDGVTHSFEGGHYISVVGYHDGGKIVTIADSANPDQASYRIDVDELAHWIASRGYSS
- a CDS encoding beta-N-acetylhexosaminidase, giving the protein MHPGAATVPSLRDTSPDQGRTAVPGVPARPADGATPAGISPHPPAVADLAHAAARSADRLLTPPAPVRLGDVVPAPERVHPDPAADFTLPPDAVVRVSPDPAARDVAEQLADLLRPATGHRLPVTELADAGTDGHLVLTLSGPTPTPARSTPAPTAGDGPAGDEGYRLTVAPDEVRIVAVGAAGLFHGVQTLRQLLPAAIESRTPVTGRWTVPGGTIVDRPRFAYRGAMLDVARHFFAVPDVLRVIDHLARYKLNHLHLHLTDDQGWRIAVDSWPRLADVGGATEVGDGPGGFYTRADYRRIVRHAARRHVTVVPEIDLPGHTNAALVAYPELAPNRIAPSPYTGTEVGFSYVDHTDERTYAFVADVLGEVAALTPGPWLHIGGDEAFKVKGAAYTGFVERAQRIVAGTGKTVVGWHQIAPAGHVDGRVVQWWGTHPDDPETADAVRRGARLILSPGNHAYLDMKYAPDTPIGHDWAGLIDVRRAYDWDPGTHLTGVPAESVLGVEAPLWTESVTTLAEIEFMLLPRLPALAELGWSPRSTHDWADFRERLAGHGPRWATAGIAFHPSPEIPWPTTPSRPVPTPRPADAP
- the ppdK gene encoding pyruvate, phosphate dikinase, with protein sequence MAAQETVEQKYVYDFAEGNKELKDLLGGKGANLAEMTNLGLPVPPGFTITTEACKAYLTTGREPDGLAGQIEAHLESLEREMGRRLGDPDDPLLVSVRSGAKFSMPGMMETVLNVGLNDRSVVGLSAQAGGNDRFAWDSYRRLIQMFGKTVCEVPGEEFEHALDEAKHAKGTQNDLDLDADDLRGLVDAYKKIFVKHTGREFPQEPREQLDLAIRAVFESWNAERAILYRRQERIPADLGTAVNVVSMVFGNLGPDSGTGVAFTRDPGSGAQGIYGDYLANAQGEDVVAGIRNTVPLQELEQLDKSSYDELLGIMARLEEHYRDLCDIEFTIERGKLWMLQTRVGKRTAAAAFVIAGQLVDEGLIDLDEALHRVNGAQLAQLMFPRFQLDHEFQPVAKGIGASPGAASGKVVFTSARAVELAAEGESVILVRRETNPDDLNGMIAAQGILTSRGGKTSHAAVVARGMGKTCVSGADALEVNVPAKKFTVGEHVVNEGDLVSIDGTTGKVYLGEVPVMPSEVVQYFEGSLEPEHVDNALVRAVHRIMTHADATRRLAVRTNADTGEDAARARRFGAEGIGLCRTEHMFLGDRRELVERLILARTDGERDDALAALLPLQRADFIEIFREMDGLPVTVRLIDPPLHEFLPPLEQLAVNVAVAQERGEDVAKEEALLAAVRRMHEENPMLGLRGVRLGLVIPGLFAMQVRAIAEAAVAVTREGGTACPEIMVPLVGAVQELETVRAEAEKIIAEVVGDSGVEVLIGTMIEVPRAALTAGQIAEAAQFFSFGTNDLTQMGWGFSRDDVEGAFFWRYLELGIFGISPFESIDREGVGRLVRIAAEEGRAARPGLKLGVCGEHGGDPDSVHFFHEVGLDYVSCSPFRVPVARLEAGRAAVETGGSDSR
- a CDS encoding VOC family protein, which encodes MTSVWESLTVDARDPSRLAHWWAEALGYEVVADKPDEVEIRPAPDQLPGIVFVPVTDPKQTKNRLHLDLRPADQEAEVERLVDMGARHVDVGQGDVDWTVLADPEGNEFCVLRQRG
- a CDS encoding deoxyguanosinetriphosphate triphosphohydrolase codes for the protein MSAGPADDAARLVDEAPKDTGYGRSPYERDRARVLHSAAFRRLAAKTQVHTAGTDDFLRTRLTHSLEVAQIAREMGDRLGCDPDVVDTAGLAHDLGHPPFGHNGEDALDTLAADCGGFEGNAQTLRVLTRLEAKVLTPDGRSAGLNLTRASLDAVSKYPWPRRTGQRKFGVYADDRPVFDWLRAGAPTDGRRCLEAQVMDWADDVAYSVHDVEDGIHGGYVSLRLLADADERRALCADVAAAYSGESADDLGGVLVDLLADPVLAPLATYDGSHRAQAALKATTSVLTGRFVSTVVAATRDRFGPEPHRRYAADLVVPRRIRAQCALLKGIALRYVMRRPGAGPRYARQREILAELVAALVDRAPDALDPVFAPQWRDAADDAARLRVVVDQVASLTDPAALAWHGRLVGGRVGDGRD
- a CDS encoding siderophore-interacting protein; its protein translation is MTKKLTAATVLRTERPTPHLIRLVLGGPELVGLPVGQYTDHYVKFVFPPAGVRYPHPVDLATLKRDLPREQWPRLRAYTVRAFDAARAELTVDVVHHGDEGLAGPWAAALRPGDEVLFTGPGGAYAPDPAADWHLLVGDESALPAIAAALERLPAGAPATVFLEVDGPADELPLTSPGAVELTWLHRAGRPVGAALVEAVRALEFRPGAVHAFVHGEAGFVKELRRLLRVERGVPAAALSISGYWRRGFDDEGWRATKADWNRQVEAEEATATA